A single Cannabis sativa cultivar Pink pepper isolate KNU-18-1 chromosome 7, ASM2916894v1, whole genome shotgun sequence DNA region contains:
- the LOC133039749 gene encoding uncharacterized protein LOC133039749 yields the protein MESSLVLSEKERSVHSFSDADLAVDSAEPRFFLVARCLSSSINPKNFTKKMGEFWTNKCRFPVTVSKMHSNLFLLTIGCAGDKLRILNGEPWHYFNQLILLHSPKQLQNVTPDDLFKVQFWVQIHRLPFLSKSRALAMKVGEWIGEYIDVFEDSLYEGWGHFIRIRVMLDITHPLMRGKLVTLPKVRDEHWIEFRYENLHIFCFHCGIIGHPFEKCSGFMELVDAGVDPDLPYGPSMMGDKLPNSGYDRYRSDFSTAKVYPFLTRVAQKSIAAIIPPTNINQHRLINRDPHPIPLTVAENNKLPSSSNPTVEPLPELPQPFPSFFQSAGANSIFCDSTITSVKDKGKSIMIEDGFNDGSSSNKTFKSGGCNPAAPQGAMKIISWNARGLGNPSAFRHLKLLVKQQCPHVLFIMESKLACNSINRVCTVLKFSHGLEVPRQGLRGGLLLLWKDHVDVSLTSFSMNHFDVFVSYDRWPRYHFTAFYGSPETNQRIQTWNLLRSFAIASQDVPWLIMGDFNELLSNDDKEGGPLRREQLMEDFRKSIDDCGVTPLDYTGNKFTWSNKNYNGLLVKERLDRGFINGKWKEFFSDNRIHHLDYYSSDHRAIALNISMLTQDQPDFRPRNRFRFEQFWLKDEECRNLIVNNWKSGLTTDPLPSLLQNINSCSTALQTWHNNKYGQMKHDINKAQKKAAEMHNLSVFSTDQHTQMVNAEKVLDDLLEKEELYWQQRARVDWLKSGDANTKFFHSRAKSRYNNNKIRSLQASDGRILVSDQAFADEASLFFSQLFATSGVDLEALNVIMAAIDTSITEDMNDSLLKTFTGADVDEALKSMAPDKSPGMDGMSAIFFQQHWDIVGPMVKASVLKILNEGADMHDINSALITLIPKVDQPQRLSDYRPISLCSVLYKLVSKAIVARFKKVLPVAISQNQSAFLPGRLITDNVLLAFELVHCLKNKKRGRQSYAALKLDMSKAFDRVEWYFLKAVMLKMGFHEIWVELVMRCVSSSTLSFNINGAIKGLVTPQRRLRQGDPLSPYLFLICSEGLSALLRSEENNGNLKGLSISRGAPSVSHLLFAGDSLLFCHANDSSCQAISRVLDIYHRASGQLLNTDKTVMSFSPNASDLLKNRFHTVLGMPICELHEKYLGLPSYAGRDKSELFSNIKDRIWKLMNAWHAKLFSIGGREVLLKVVVQSIPTYAMSCFSLPKKFCRQLESMMANFWWGSSTNKSKIHWKNWNLLCQSKAEGGMGFRSFLHFNQALLAKQAWRILDDPHSLLARVLKARYFKNGTFLKASKGTLPSLTWQSICDGRELLIKGLRWKIGLGNSVKCVSDPWLSGNTTFRPYTYSGDLDFTVEYYISPDRRWDLNLLRQHFGQIDIDRILSISISPNPREDRLIWHHSDSGFYTVKSRYQLAAQLEKIHDTSTSNSNHSWWNRMWSLNIPKKVKIFAWRVINDAFPTAVNLMHRKISPTATWSLCNCLRESTGHALFHCTRAHPVWSLYHVFNPDPNLYRMNGFEIFSSIALVQQNAEFEKILCLMWCIWTERNKEIHGSKPKPAGVICSFADLYIHQFHRAQLSQAATNSSNLSPTAATVGNSSAAIPSTGSVIGIGAVVRDYFGDVVGAYSKSLLGCYSVKEMEAMAIFHSLKWALQHGLQIDYLETDSLIVATAINKHSAKGNVSIFYDIVDDITLLLSSFPRVLVSHVKRDANKAAHELARFALRLDNDCSWLGEIPSPIHSVIVMDSIQ from the exons ATGGAGTCGAGCCTGGTGTTGTCTGAAAAAGAGCGATCAGTTCATTCCTTCTCTGATGCGGATCTTGCGGTGGACTCTGCAGAGCCACGGTTTTTCCTGGTGGCCCGATGCCTCTCTTCTTCAATTAATCCCAAAAATTTCACTAAGAAGATGGGGGAGTTCTGGACCAACAAATGTCGTTTCCCGGTAACTGTCTCTAAAATGCATTCCAATTTATTTTTGCTAACTATTGGCTGTGCAGGAGATAAACTGAGGATTCTTAATGGTGAACCTTGGCACTATTTCAACCAACTTATCTTGCTTCACTCACCAAAGCAACTTCAGAATGTTACTCCCGATGATCTGTTTAAAGTGCAATTCTGGGTGCAAATTCACAGGCTGCCATTTCTAAGTAAATCTAGAGCGTTAGCTATGAAGGTGGGAGAATGGATTGGGGAATATATTGATGTTTTTGAGGATTCTCTTTATGAAGGCTGGGGGCATTTTATTCGTATCAGAGTTATGCTTGATATCACTCACCCTCTTATGCGTGGCAAGTTAGTCACTCTGCCTAAGGTTCGCGATGAACATTGGATTGAGTTCCGTTACGAGAATCTccatattttttgttttcactGTGGTATAATTGGCCACCCTTTTGAGAAGTGTTCTGGCTTTATGGAATTGGTGGATGCTGGTGTTGATCCTGATTTACCTTATGGACCCTCTATGATGGGAGATAAACTACCAAATTCGGGTTATGATCGTTATCGATCTGATTTTTCCACTGCTAAAGTCTATCCTTTTCTCACCCGTGTTGCTCAGAAATCTATTGCTGCTATAATCCCTCCCACAAATATTAACCAACACCGTTTGATTAACAGGGACCCTCACCCCATACCTCTCACTGTTGCTGAAAATAACAAGTTACCCTCATCCTCAAACCCAACAGTCGAGCCTCTCCCTGAACTTCCTCAACCTTTCCCTTCATTTTTCCAAA GTGCTGGTGCGAATTCCATTTTTTGTGATTCTACCATTACATCTGTTAAAGACAAAGGGAAATCAATAATGATTGAAGATGGTTTCAATGATGGGAGCTCCTCAAATAAGACTTTTAAGAG CGGTGGTTGCAATCCAGCAGCCCCGCAAGGCGCCATGAAGATTATTAGTTGGAATGCGAGGGGTTTGGGCAATCCTTCTGCATTCAGGCACCTTAAACTGCTTGTTAAACAGCAGTGTCCGCATGTTTTATTTATCATGGAGTCCAAATTAGCTTGTAACTCTATCAATCGGGTCTGTACTGTTCTAAAATTTAGTCATGGTTTAGAAGTTCCTAGGCAAGGTTTAAGAGGGGGTTTATTGTTGTTATGGAAAGATCATGTTGATGTATCTCTCACCTCATTCTCAATGAATCATTTTGATGTTTTTGTTTCGTATGATCGCTGGCCTCGGTATCACTTCACTGCTTTTTATGGTTCTCCtgaaacaaatcaaagaatacaAACTTGGAACTTATTGCGTTCTTTTGCTATTGCCTCTCAAGATGTTCCTTGGTTGATTATGGGTGATTTTAATGAACTTCTTTCTAATGATGATAAAGAAGGAGGTCCATTGAGACGAGAACAATTAATGGAGGACTTTAGGAAATCAATTGATGACTGTGGTGTAACTCCTCTGGATTATACGGGTAATAAATTTACTTGGtctaacaaaaattacaatggCTTACTTGTTAAAGAAAGACTTGACCGTGGCTTTATCAATGGGAAATGGAAGGAATTTTTTTCTGACAATCGCATTCATCATCTGGACTATTATAGTTCAGATCATAGAGCGATTGCTCTTAATATTTCCATGTTAACTCAGGATCAGCCAGATTTTAGACCTCGTAATCGATTTCGTTTTGAGCAATTTTGGCTCAAGGATGAGGAATGCAGAAACTTGATTGTCAACAATTGGAAATCTGGTTTGACGACTGACCCGTTGCCTTCCCTACTACAGAATATTAATTCTTGTTCTACTGCTCTTCAGACTTGGCACAACAATAAATATGGGCAGATGAAACATGACATTAATAAAGCTCAAAAAAAGGCAGCAGAGATGCATAATCTCTCGGTTTTTTCTACTGATCAGCATACTCAAATGGTAAATGCAGAGAAAGTGCTAGATGATCTTCTTGAAAAGGAAGAATTATATTGGCAACAAAGGGCTCGAGTTGATTGGTTGAAAAGTGGGGATGCAAACACCAAATTTTTTCATTCTAGAGCCAAATCgagatacaataataataaaattcgaTCTTTACAAGCTAGTGATGGAAGAATTCTTGTTTCAGACCAAGCTTTTGCTGATGAGGCCTCTTTATTTTTTTCCCAATTGTTTGCTACTTCGGGGGTGGATTTGGAAGCTCTTAATGTTATTATGGCAGCCATTGATACTTCCATTACTGAAGACATGAATGACAGTTTATTGAAGACTTTCACGGGTGCAGATGTGGATGAAGCTCTTAAGTCTATGGCTCCAGATAAGTCGCCTGGTATGGATGGAATGTCTGCCATATTTTTTCAGCAACACTGGGATATTGTTGGTCCTATGGTTAAGGCTAGTGTTTTGAAGATTTTAAATGAAGGGGCGGATATGCATGATATTAACTCTGCTTTGATTACTCTCATTCCGAAAGTTGATCAACCTCAAAGATTAAGTGACTATCGGCCAATTAGCTTATGCTCTGTCTTATATAAGTTGGTGTCCAAAGCTATTGTGGCCAGATTTAAAAAGGTGCTACCAGTGGCTATTTCTCAGAATCAGAGTGCTTTTTTACCTGGAAGACTTATTACTGATAATGTTCTTCTTGCTTTTGAATTGGTTCACTGTCTTAAAAACAAGAAGAGAGGACGTCAGAGTTATGCTGCTTTAAAATTAGATATGAGCAAAGCTTTTGACCGCGTTGAATGGTATTTCCTGAAGGCTGTGATGCTTAAAATGGGCTTTCATGAAATTTGGGTTGAACTCGTTATGCGATGTGTTTCTTCTTCAACTCTTTCCTTCAATATAAATGGTGCTATCAAAGGCTTGGTCACTCCACAACGACGGTTGAGACAAGGAGATCCTCTCTCTCCGTACTTATTTTTGATTTGTTCTGAAGGACTCTCTGCTTTGCTGCGATCTGAAGAAAATAATGGTAATCTCAAGGGGCTGTCTATTTCTCGAGGGGCACCTTCTGTTTCTCATTTATTATTTGCTGGTGATAGCTTGCTATTTTGCCATGCGAATGATTCTTCATGTCAAGCCATAAGTCGTGTTCTGGATATATATCATCGTGCCTCGGGTCAGCTTCTCAATACGGACAAGACGGTTATGTCTTTCTCTCCTAATGCTAGTGATCTCCTGAAAAATAGATTTCATACTGTTCTTGGAATGCCTATCTGTGAATTGCATGAAAAATATTTGGGACTTCCTTCCTATGCTGGCCGAGATAAATCTGAGCTATTTAGCAATATTAAAGACCGTATCTGGAAGCTCATGAATGCCTGGCATGCCAAACTTTTCTCCATTGGTGGACGTGAGGTATTATTAAAAGTTGTTGTTCAATCGATCCCAACATATGCTATGAGTTGTTTTAGTCTTCCAAAGAAGTTCTGTCGCCAGCTTGAATCGATGATGGCTaatttttggtggggttctAGTACTAATAAGTCTAAGATTCATTGGAAAAATTGGAATTTGCTTTGTCAATCTAAAGCTGAAGGTGGTATGGGATTCCGTTCTTTTCTCCATTTCAATCAAGCTCTCTTAGCCAAACAGGCTTGGAGAATATTGGATGATCCCCACTCTCTTTTAGCTCGTGTGTTGAAAGCTCGTTATTTTAAGAACGGGACTTTTCTCAAAGCCTCAAAGGGAACTTTGCCATCTCTCACATGGCAAAGCATCTGTGATGGTCGTGAGCTTTTGATAAAAGGGTTGCGATGGAAAATAGGCTTAGGGAACTCTGTTAAATGTGTTTCAGATCCGTGGCTGTCTGGGAATACAACTTTTCGGCCTTATACTTATAGTGGAGATTTGGACTTTACAGTTGAATACTATATATCTCCTGATAGACGTTGGGATCTTAATTTATTAAGGCAGCATTTTGGACAAATTGATATCGATCGTATCCTCTCTATTTCGATTAGTCCTAATCCAAGAGAGGATCGGTTGATTTGGCATCACTCTGATTCTGGTTTTTATACTGTGAAGTCTCGTTATCAGTTGGCTGCGCAATTAGAGAAAATTCATGATACCTCCACTTCTAACTCTAATCACAGTTGGTGGAATCGAATGTGGTCTCTTAACATACCCAAAAAAGTTAAGATTTTTGCTTGGAGGGTTATTAATGATGCGTTTCCCACTGCGGTTAATCTGATGCATAGGAAAATCTCTCCTACTGCTACTTGGTCtctttgcaattgcttgagagaGTCCACTGGTCATGCATTGTTTCATTGTACTCGAGCTCATCCAGTTTGGTCCTTATACCATGTTTTTAATCCTGATCCTAATCTCTATCGAATGAATGGctttgagattttttcatctataGCCCTGGTACAACAGAATGCAGAGTTTGAAAAAATTCTATGTCTTATGTGGTGCATTTGGACTGAACGAAATAAGGAAATTCATGGATCGAAACCAAAACCTGCTGGTGTTATTTGCTCCTTTGCTGATCTGTATATTCATCAATTTCATAGAGCACAACTTTCACAGGCGGCTACCAATTCAAGCAACCTTTCCCCTACTGCTGCAACTGTTGGAAACTCCTCTGCTGCAATACCTTCTACTG GTTCTGTTATTGGTATTGGGGCAGTTGTTAGGGACTATTTTGGTGATGTTGTGGGTGCCTACTCCAAGTCCCTGTTGGGTTGTTATTCGGTTAAAGAAATGGAAGCAATGGCTATTTTTCATAGCCTGAAATGGGCACTTCAACATGGACTGCAAATTGACTATCTTGAAACAGATTCCCTTATTGTTGCCACTGCCATCAATaaacattcagcaaaaggaaatGTCTCTATATTTTATGATATTGTTGATGATATAACTCTTTTATTATCCTCTTTTCCTAGAGTTCTCGTGTCTCATGTCAAGCGTGATGCTAATAAAGCGGCTCACGAGTTAGCGAGATTTGCCCTTCGATTGGATAATGATTGTTCTTGGTTGGGGGAAATTCCATCTCCAATCCACTCTGTTATTGTTATGGattctattcaataa